In one Arenibacter antarcticus genomic region, the following are encoded:
- a CDS encoding GNAT family N-acetyltransferase: MEFIKLTQLSKTDKIEILNLWNREYPEKLNYQTLAEFDHYLINKTEQSHILMIDESQEITGWYFAFKRDNDKWFTLIIDSKLHGRGFGTKVLNLAKEKETELNGWVIDHSNDRKKNGEIYKSPLRFYLKNGFKKLEENRLELDKITAVRIKWSK; this comes from the coding sequence GTGGAATTTATCAAGTTGACACAGCTATCAAAAACTGACAAAATAGAAATTCTAAATCTTTGGAATAGGGAATATCCTGAAAAATTGAATTATCAAACTCTTGCGGAATTTGATCATTATCTCATTAATAAAACAGAACAATCTCATATTTTAATGATTGATGAAAGTCAAGAAATCACAGGTTGGTATTTTGCCTTTAAGCGAGACAATGACAAATGGTTTACGCTAATTATAGATTCAAAACTTCACGGTAGAGGGTTTGGAACCAAGGTTCTTAATCTGGCAAAAGAGAAAGAAACTGAATTAAATGGTTGGGTAATTGACCACAGTAATGACAGGAAGAAAAACGGAGAAATTTATAAATCTCCTTTGAGGTTTTACTTAAAAAATGGATTTAAGAAATTAGAAGAAAACAGACTTGAGTTAGACAAAATAACTGCCGTAAGAATAAAATGGTCAAAATAG
- a CDS encoding monovalent cation:proton antiporter family protein: MHLPLLQDILILLGFSVVIVFVLQKLKLPSIIGFLLTGVIIGPYGLSLINALEQVEILSEIGVILLLFVIGMELSIKQLVSIKKTFFIGGFFQVGITVAVAALVYHLLGYPWNESVFVGFLFSLSSTAIVLKTLQDRQQISTPHARNALAILIFQDIIVVPMMLITPMIAGESTNIGMSILSLLLKSGIVLVLTYISARYVVPRLMHAVAKTNSKELFLLVTITLCFAIAFFTSVAGLSLALGAFIAGLIISESEYSHQATSIILPFRELFTSFFFVSVGMLLDLNFFLNNIPVILLLLLVVLIVKSSITAAAVAILKYPTRTVLLTGLSLFQVGEFAFILSKVGIEYNLLSAETNQYFLSVSIVSMILTPFVIIFSEHIAKWIIGVSKKLGLGRTLVSEKDKAEIVDHTLQNHLVIIGYGVNGSNLAKAAGASNISYVVIEMNANTVKREKAKGIPIIFGDATQDHILETVGLSNARAAVIAISDNFATRSIIKNIRSHSNSIYLVVRTRYVKETSELIALGADEVIPEEFETSVQIFTHVLQNFLVPEDDIDQLIEKIRADNYQLFKGELKRPITYRPSEVADFNITCLRISADSNKFLGKPLMELNLRVKYGINILAIKRKNEMLESIQPDEIIKQGDIIYIQGNQRKIEQFHKLIK, encoded by the coding sequence ATGCATTTACCATTACTACAGGACATACTCATCCTTTTAGGTTTTTCGGTCGTTATTGTTTTTGTGCTTCAAAAGCTGAAACTTCCTTCTATAATTGGATTTCTACTGACAGGGGTAATTATTGGACCCTATGGATTAAGCCTAATTAATGCTCTAGAGCAAGTGGAAATTCTCTCTGAAATTGGAGTAATTCTATTGCTCTTTGTGATTGGTATGGAATTATCCATAAAACAATTAGTCTCAATTAAAAAAACCTTTTTTATCGGTGGTTTTTTTCAAGTAGGTATAACCGTCGCTGTAGCAGCGCTTGTATATCACCTCTTAGGATATCCGTGGAATGAATCAGTATTTGTGGGGTTTCTTTTCTCCTTATCTAGTACAGCAATAGTTTTAAAAACGCTACAAGACAGACAACAGATTTCTACTCCCCATGCAAGAAATGCATTGGCGATTTTAATTTTTCAGGACATCATTGTAGTACCCATGATGCTTATTACTCCAATGATAGCAGGAGAATCAACTAATATTGGAATGAGTATTCTTTCACTATTGTTGAAATCAGGGATTGTTCTTGTCCTCACATATATTAGCGCACGCTATGTTGTTCCAAGATTAATGCATGCCGTTGCAAAAACCAATAGTAAAGAACTTTTCCTGTTAGTTACCATTACCCTATGCTTTGCTATTGCCTTTTTCACCTCAGTAGCAGGGTTGTCACTGGCATTAGGAGCTTTTATTGCAGGTCTAATTATTTCTGAATCAGAATACAGCCATCAAGCCACGAGTATTATTCTTCCTTTTCGAGAGCTTTTTACAAGTTTCTTTTTTGTTTCCGTAGGAATGTTGCTCGATTTAAACTTTTTCTTAAATAATATTCCTGTCATCCTACTTTTACTTTTGGTAGTATTAATTGTAAAATCATCTATAACAGCTGCAGCGGTGGCTATTCTTAAGTATCCCACTAGAACCGTATTATTGACAGGTTTGTCCCTTTTTCAAGTTGGGGAATTTGCTTTTATTCTTTCAAAAGTGGGCATAGAATATAATCTATTAAGCGCTGAAACTAACCAATATTTCTTATCTGTATCTATTGTATCAATGATCCTTACGCCCTTTGTAATCATTTTTTCAGAGCATATTGCCAAATGGATTATTGGTGTCTCAAAAAAACTAGGATTAGGTAGAACTTTAGTTTCAGAAAAAGATAAGGCAGAAATTGTAGATCACACACTCCAAAATCATTTAGTCATAATCGGTTATGGGGTAAATGGTAGTAATTTGGCTAAGGCAGCAGGTGCGAGTAATATTTCGTATGTTGTTATTGAGATGAACGCCAATACAGTTAAACGTGAAAAAGCAAAAGGCATACCTATTATTTTCGGTGACGCTACACAAGACCATATTCTAGAAACTGTAGGGCTTTCTAATGCCAGAGCGGCTGTAATTGCTATTTCAGACAACTTTGCCACCCGAAGCATCATTAAAAATATTCGTTCCCATTCTAATTCGATCTATTTGGTGGTACGCACTAGGTACGTTAAGGAAACCTCTGAATTAATTGCTTTAGGCGCCGATGAAGTAATTCCTGAAGAGTTTGAAACTTCAGTACAAATATTTACCCATGTACTTCAAAATTTTCTTGTACCTGAAGACGATATTGACCAACTAATTGAAAAGATTAGGGCAGACAATTACCAATTATTTAAAGGGGAATTAAAACGCCCGATAACCTACAGGCCCAGCGAAGTGGCAGATTTCAACATTACATGTTTACGCATAAGTGCAGACAGTAATAAATTTTTAGGAAAACCATTAATGGAATTGAACTTAAGAGTTAAATACGGAATAAATATATTGGCCATTAAAAGAAAAAATGAAATGTTGGAAAGTATACAACCAGACGAAATAATAAAACAAGGGGACATTATTTATATTCAAGGAAATCAGCGTAAAATAGAACAGTTCCATAAACTAATTAAATAA
- a CDS encoding DoxX family protein, whose amino-acid sequence MKIVKLFLRLAISIGFLSAVADRIGMWPKEVSAWGNWDNFLSYTQLINPWIPHQLIPTIGILATAAEIIFALFLIIGFKTRLIAKLSGLLLLIFALSMTFSTGIKGALDFSVYTASAAAFALSFMKSNYLELDNLISNSNSKE is encoded by the coding sequence ATGAAAATTGTAAAATTATTCTTGAGACTTGCTATTTCAATTGGGTTTTTATCAGCAGTTGCTGACCGAATTGGAATGTGGCCCAAGGAAGTTTCTGCTTGGGGAAATTGGGATAATTTCTTGAGCTACACCCAACTTATAAATCCATGGATTCCCCACCAGCTAATTCCTACAATTGGAATCTTAGCCACCGCAGCCGAAATTATTTTTGCCCTTTTCTTGATTATTGGATTTAAAACGAGACTGATTGCTAAATTGAGTGGACTCTTACTGTTAATTTTCGCATTATCAATGACTTTTTCAACTGGAATTAAGGGAGCCCTTGACTTTTCTGTTTATACCGCTTCTGCTGCAGCTTTTGCATTGAGCTTTATGAAAAGCAACTATTTAGAATTAGATAATTTGATTTCTAATTCTAATTCTAAAGAATGA
- a CDS encoding pyridoxamine 5'-phosphate oxidase family protein, which produces MTDLTINESTGILRNNYNGHLAYVFQGKPYVIPITYYFDPTENCIIGYTSEGHKIEAMRQNPSVSMVTEQVQSLANWKSVQIQGDFEELEGSFAKQKLHDFFEGVKNIIHRKENKEVKFINEFSSKSYTKGTPIVYQIRIQEITGKKREA; this is translated from the coding sequence ATGACAGATTTAACAATAAATGAAAGCACCGGCATCCTTAGAAATAACTACAACGGTCACTTAGCCTATGTATTTCAAGGGAAGCCCTATGTGATTCCAATAACTTATTATTTTGACCCAACAGAGAATTGCATAATAGGCTATACCTCGGAAGGGCATAAAATAGAAGCCATGCGACAAAACCCATCGGTTTCAATGGTTACTGAGCAGGTACAATCCTTGGCAAACTGGAAGTCAGTCCAAATTCAAGGTGATTTTGAAGAGCTAGAAGGTAGCTTTGCCAAGCAAAAATTGCATGACTTTTTTGAAGGGGTAAAAAATATCATCCACCGAAAAGAAAATAAAGAGGTCAAATTTATCAATGAATTTTCGAGCAAATCATATACTAAGGGCACCCCTATTGTATATCAGATAAGAATACAAGAGATTACAGGGAAGAAACGGGAGGCGTAG
- a CDS encoding DUF5723 family protein, which produces MKSIVLSLVLFVAFTYQVNSQYYGGLENDNFNGLHGVMINPANIVDSRIKTEVNIFSVQMLLGTDYIPLTIDNVTNMLNDDTFEVFPKDDNEMLLNLDVMGPSFMFNLTEKSSIGVLTKVRAANNSRNINADLMESLISNFSEDDFNFNMQKLNQTTHVWGEIGLAYGRIILDKENNFLKAGITLKYLLGGGVLQATSNSLTGEYEYNQNDPLQSVVNLNGDLSYMVSYENEDDYFSTITPGFGTDLGMVYEYRPESTRTITEGSNGKGQNKYKMKIGLSILDIGSITYKEREETDYVINGSVSAEELENDTQQALEDNFPGTTTVKDLKVSLPTSLQLNIDYRVANRFYASLSYNQSLLDQDTPYNNHGLNIFSISPRFESKFFSLYLPVGFSKLGGTAVGAGLRLGPLFVGSGSIISNLISDNAMAANIYAGLKIPLYQKRKL; this is translated from the coding sequence ATGAAAAGTATTGTATTAAGTTTAGTCCTCTTTGTTGCGTTCACCTATCAAGTAAATTCTCAATATTACGGTGGATTGGAAAATGATAATTTTAACGGGCTTCATGGGGTTATGATAAATCCTGCCAATATTGTTGATTCTCGGATCAAGACTGAAGTCAATATTTTTTCCGTACAAATGCTGCTTGGAACGGATTATATTCCTTTAACAATTGATAATGTCACCAATATGTTAAATGATGATACTTTTGAAGTATTTCCGAAAGATGATAATGAAATGCTCCTCAATTTAGATGTAATGGGACCTTCCTTTATGTTTAACCTTACCGAAAAGAGTAGTATTGGTGTTCTTACCAAGGTACGTGCCGCTAATAACTCAAGAAATATAAATGCCGATTTAATGGAGTCTTTAATCTCTAATTTTTCTGAGGATGACTTTAATTTTAACATGCAAAAATTAAACCAGACAACCCATGTATGGGGCGAAATTGGTCTGGCCTATGGAAGGATTATTTTGGATAAGGAAAATAATTTTTTAAAGGCAGGGATAACCCTAAAATACTTATTAGGAGGAGGTGTTTTACAGGCAACTTCTAATTCCCTTACTGGAGAATATGAATATAATCAAAATGATCCTTTACAATCTGTTGTAAACTTAAATGGAGACCTTTCTTATATGGTGAGCTACGAAAACGAGGATGATTATTTTAGTACCATTACTCCTGGTTTTGGGACTGATTTAGGGATGGTATATGAGTATAGACCAGAAAGTACAAGAACCATAACGGAAGGAAGTAATGGAAAAGGCCAGAATAAATATAAAATGAAAATTGGGTTATCTATTTTGGATATTGGTAGCATTACGTATAAAGAGAGAGAAGAAACCGACTATGTTATTAATGGTTCCGTGTCAGCTGAAGAATTAGAGAATGATACACAACAAGCCTTAGAAGATAACTTTCCAGGAACTACCACGGTAAAGGATCTGAAGGTGAGTTTACCTACTTCCTTACAATTGAACATAGATTATAGGGTAGCCAATCGTTTTTATGCCAGCCTTAGTTATAACCAATCGCTATTGGATCAGGATACGCCATACAATAATCATGGATTAAATATATTCAGTATATCTCCAAGATTTGAATCAAAATTCTTTAGCTTATATCTCCCGGTAGGTTTTAGTAAATTGGGAGGTACCGCTGTTGGTGCTGGACTAAGACTTGGCCCATTGTTTGTGGGGTCTGGGAGTATTATATCCAATCTTATTTCTGACAACGCCATGGCGGCCAATATTTATGCTGGCTTAAAAATCCCGTTGTACCAAAAGAGAAAATTATAA
- a CDS encoding SDR family oxidoreductase: MKYLKGKIVLITGGASGIGKIMVRLMLERHAKVIIWDFNQENIDETLSEFSNNENLFGFNVDVSNVQQIQETGKKVKQDIGGVDVLINNAGIVIGKYFKEHSVTDITNTMNINANAPMLVTLEFLADMLNRNSGHICNIASSGGLISNPKMSVYAASKWALIGWSDSLRLEMKQLKKDISVTTIMPYYVNTGMFDGVKSKLPILEPEVVALTIVKAIESNKKMITIPGYIYRFTRLGQAIMSLNLFDWFAGNVLGIYKTMEHFTGRK, encoded by the coding sequence ATGAAGTATTTAAAAGGGAAAATAGTATTAATAACAGGTGGTGCATCTGGCATTGGTAAAATAATGGTTCGCTTAATGTTAGAACGCCATGCTAAAGTGATCATTTGGGATTTTAATCAAGAGAATATTGATGAAACATTATCTGAGTTTTCTAACAACGAAAATCTTTTTGGTTTTAATGTAGATGTATCTAATGTTCAGCAAATACAAGAGACTGGTAAAAAAGTAAAACAGGATATAGGTGGAGTGGACGTCCTGATAAATAATGCCGGAATCGTCATAGGTAAATATTTTAAGGAACATTCGGTTACAGATATTACAAATACAATGAATATCAACGCTAACGCACCTATGCTTGTCACGTTAGAATTTTTAGCGGATATGCTAAATCGAAATTCTGGACACATATGTAATATAGCATCATCAGGTGGTTTAATTTCAAATCCCAAAATGTCAGTATATGCTGCGAGCAAATGGGCCCTTATTGGTTGGTCTGATAGTTTGCGTTTAGAAATGAAACAACTGAAGAAAGACATAAGTGTTACTACAATAATGCCCTATTACGTAAATACTGGAATGTTTGATGGGGTAAAGTCCAAGCTTCCAATACTAGAGCCAGAAGTTGTAGCTCTTACCATTGTAAAAGCGATTGAGAGCAATAAAAAAATGATAACCATTCCAGGTTACATATACAGATTTACACGCCTAGGGCAGGCAATAATGTCTCTAAACTTATTCGATTGGTTTGCTGGTAATGTATTAGGAATATATAAAACTATGGAACATTTCACCGGTCGTAAATAA
- a CDS encoding alpha/beta hydrolase family protein, which translates to MKLKLLFLFLTVNTIIVNASQVDTVMVVSKSMNKSIPNMVITPDNYSTQKESYPVVYLLHGAGGNYADWVSKVPELKEYVDTYNIIIVCPDGGLTSWYFDSPIDEKMKYETYISKELISTIDKEYNTTATKSGRAITGLSMGGHGAFYLAFKHQDIWGAAGSMSGGLDIRPFPNNWDLKKRLGEYADHKENWEENTVINMVYKLTENSLKIVFDCGIGDFFYDANKRLHEKLVERNIAHDYTERPGKHNWNYWTNSIKYQLLFFNDYFKL; encoded by the coding sequence ATGAAACTAAAATTACTATTCCTTTTTTTAACTGTTAATACTATAATCGTAAACGCCTCTCAGGTAGATACAGTTATGGTTGTGAGTAAATCCATGAATAAATCTATTCCCAATATGGTAATAACACCCGATAATTATTCCACTCAAAAAGAAAGCTACCCCGTAGTATATCTACTTCATGGTGCTGGTGGAAATTATGCTGATTGGGTATCAAAGGTTCCAGAATTAAAAGAATATGTTGATACCTATAACATTATAATTGTTTGCCCTGACGGAGGTCTTACTAGTTGGTATTTTGATAGTCCAATTGATGAAAAAATGAAATACGAAACTTATATTTCAAAGGAACTCATTAGCACTATAGATAAAGAATATAATACTACAGCCACAAAGTCTGGGAGAGCTATTACAGGTTTAAGTATGGGTGGACATGGTGCATTTTATCTAGCTTTTAAACATCAAGATATTTGGGGAGCAGCTGGTAGTATGAGCGGAGGTTTAGATATTCGTCCTTTCCCTAATAACTGGGATCTAAAAAAACGATTGGGAGAATATGCTGACCATAAAGAAAATTGGGAAGAAAACACGGTAATTAATATGGTATATAAATTAACGGAAAATAGTTTGAAAATCGTATTTGACTGTGGAATTGGTGATTTCTTTTACGATGCTAACAAAAGATTACATGAAAAACTAGTTGAAAGAAATATAGCACATGACTATACAGAACGTCCAGGAAAACACAATTGGAATTACTGGACAAATTCGATAAAATATCAGCTTCTATTTTTTAATGATTATTTTAAATTATAG
- a CDS encoding class I SAM-dependent methyltransferase, translating to MDKYEETFQTWNKIASIYQDKFMHLDLYNDTYEIFSNLIIKGHPRILEIGCGPGNITKYLLNKRSDFRITAIDIAPNMIELAKKNNPTADFKILDCRAIDQLEIKCDAIIAGFCIPYLSRADCSKLINDSSKLMGDSGVIYLSFVEGNYRNSNFQSGSSGDRLFFYYHDLSRIKNDLESNDFKMEETISINYEKPDKSEEIHTVLIAKKRIQNKV from the coding sequence ATGGATAAATACGAAGAAACCTTTCAGACTTGGAATAAAATAGCTTCTATTTATCAGGATAAGTTTATGCACTTAGATTTATACAATGACACCTATGAAATATTTTCAAATTTGATCATAAAGGGTCATCCTAGAATTTTAGAAATAGGATGTGGACCAGGTAATATCACAAAATATCTATTGAACAAACGATCAGATTTTAGAATTACTGCCATAGATATTGCTCCAAATATGATAGAGTTGGCTAAAAAAAATAATCCGACTGCAGACTTTAAAATTTTAGATTGTAGAGCCATTGACCAACTAGAAATTAAATGCGATGCCATTATTGCTGGATTTTGTATTCCGTATTTATCTAGAGCTGATTGTTCAAAACTAATTAATGATAGTTCCAAGTTAATGGGAGATTCTGGAGTTATTTATTTGAGTTTTGTAGAAGGCAATTATCGAAACTCTAATTTTCAATCTGGTAGTAGCGGGGACAGATTATTTTTTTACTATCACGATTTAAGCAGAATTAAGAACGACCTAGAAAGTAACGATTTTAAAATGGAAGAAACAATTTCTATTAATTATGAAAAACCTGATAAGAGTGAAGAAATTCACACCGTATTAATTGCTAAAAAGCGAATCCAAAACAAGGTGTAA
- a CDS encoding acetylxylan esterase — protein sequence MKTRFILLTLFIAGICFQSFGQSTKQLVQVIVTPNKTDWTYDKGDRAEFKITVMKNNVQLEDIEVSYRINPEKMDNWEEGKLTLKKGVATLKAKPFKDAGFLRCHASVEVDGKTYSSYATAGFSPDKIEPTTTLPSDFEQFWKEAKAQLGQVPVNPVLTLIPERCTDKVDVYHVSIDNIKGKIYGILSRPKAEGKYPAILYVPGAGVYPQYGDTWRAEKGIIVFQIGIHGIPLNLDRNVYDNLGKGALDGYWQANLDDKDHYYYKRVYLGCVRAVDFIESLDYFNGEDIAVTGGSQGGALSIITAGLDDRIDYLAAFYPALSDLTGYLHNRAGGWPQLFRDSFTNKPEKVETSKYFDVVNFARFVKVPGWYSWGYNDNVCPPTSMHAAYNVINAQKELHVYQETQHWTFPEQREQRDDWLFQKLLE from the coding sequence ATGAAGACCAGATTTATTTTGCTTACCCTTTTCATTGCAGGAATATGCTTTCAAAGCTTCGGCCAATCTACCAAGCAATTGGTACAGGTCATTGTTACGCCCAATAAGACTGACTGGACCTACGACAAAGGCGACCGTGCGGAATTTAAAATTACCGTGATGAAAAACAACGTGCAGTTAGAAGATATTGAAGTGAGTTACCGCATCAATCCCGAAAAAATGGACAACTGGGAAGAAGGAAAATTGACACTAAAAAAAGGCGTAGCTACGCTAAAGGCTAAACCGTTCAAAGATGCCGGTTTTTTACGGTGCCACGCTTCGGTGGAGGTCGACGGAAAAACGTACTCCTCCTATGCCACAGCAGGTTTTTCGCCGGATAAAATTGAGCCTACCACTACGCTACCGTCAGATTTTGAACAGTTCTGGAAAGAAGCCAAAGCCCAACTCGGGCAAGTGCCAGTAAATCCGGTTTTAACCCTGATCCCCGAACGTTGCACAGACAAAGTGGATGTCTATCACGTGAGTATCGACAATATTAAGGGGAAAATTTATGGCATTTTAAGCAGACCCAAAGCCGAAGGGAAATACCCGGCCATTTTGTATGTTCCAGGGGCCGGCGTCTATCCACAATACGGCGACACCTGGAGGGCCGAAAAAGGAATTATCGTTTTCCAAATAGGGATTCACGGAATACCGTTGAACCTAGATCGGAATGTTTACGACAATTTAGGGAAGGGTGCGCTGGATGGCTACTGGCAGGCCAACTTGGACGATAAGGACCACTATTACTACAAGCGTGTTTATCTTGGTTGTGTGCGTGCGGTTGACTTTATTGAATCGTTAGATTATTTTAATGGGGAAGACATTGCCGTAACTGGTGGCAGCCAGGGCGGAGCACTTTCCATTATCACTGCGGGACTAGATGATCGCATAGATTACTTGGCAGCTTTTTACCCAGCATTGTCCGATTTAACCGGTTATTTGCACAATCGCGCTGGAGGATGGCCTCAATTGTTTCGCGATTCATTCACCAACAAACCAGAAAAGGTGGAAACCTCAAAATATTTCGATGTGGTTAATTTTGCCCGATTTGTAAAGGTTCCGGGATGGTACAGTTGGGGATATAACGATAACGTGTGTCCACCCACTTCCATGCACGCAGCCTACAACGTCATTAATGCGCAAAAAGAGTTACATGTATATCAGGAAACCCAGCACTGGACCTTCCCTGAGCAACGGGAACAAAGAGATGACTGGCTTTTTCAGAAATTATTGGAGTAG